The proteins below are encoded in one region of Triticum aestivum cultivar Chinese Spring chromosome 1B, IWGSC CS RefSeq v2.1, whole genome shotgun sequence:
- the LOC123147131 gene encoding protein timeless homolog isoform X8 — MDSAMLSLTCAGLGAAEEDDDGGAVGYVKGDHCLDNLKDLQRLLRRDDPERREVFKQVCKWRIASRDLVPIIENYQSDRNLVITAVKVLVFLTMPVDPSSEDVAQQIEYLWDLKAALTRNVAIAVIVSLLEDPLDHLERTSFTEDDWKLVQLVLTLFRNVLAIQEITLPQKASGEATQLLYLADSFLELIFKENMMDLILVLAQHIDEPSGYLKHENLLLLEIFHYLFLGRDPELIAKVRPEGSKEQVNGDIDTSVDSLRLMMEKEEKEKRMFRQRNAENHALNGIFTCLAVDGSKSLCKGNPSSAMSSANSLRKIRNVQRGPQKRIAWDNELLYIPKEGIMEMLRSFMDQFLSGGYNVLMQSVCDDIVKQHDSVEKSDNITFFKVVCFVLAFQHEKASNAQKSSAGPQLSETSPGNECDDLPFCGDICGPVAATLNEDMFNIVLSMWREAYEDLKQTKDYKTLSAAGSLMKNMIGMIYLVVKVHPEDSRESQTARVLLYKLFYDQTEQGLTQFLLNLFRSFDTHKQPKSALADLLETVHIMLQLMEKLQARGALRVAKRTRKGRKRKTSDDKHESTKPGTENVEQSYIDPTDGTKATSDSLPDLRSEDPLAEPTLVEQGKVDSDGTDLPDTIVDTAVNLDSTTQLGGDPSSAGSGEKERNPINEEEDTCTTQLGGDPPSAGSGEKKRNPINEEEDTCTTQLGGDPSSAGSAEKKRNTINEEEDVSDSSSDDCPPATSEVDFNVSRLIYSLANNSVVQNICWLLKYYKTNSFRTNHYIICMLRRFCEDLDVSPMLYQLSLLTTFYDILAEQKSSSSKEYANIVNFLSKIVRKLVRAMKKQPLLFVDTLFWKTRKECHCIDADYLLNEFKGDVNNKGGEVGSSKGWGGPVNIADSLGDDEADYDIPHEPYDGDKNGDSSSGEREGDTQKSMGPRDKRSILLSLSDSEAEDNDRTTISRGSQNKEVPKRRGRSIFNEEQEKLIRDLHENYKDDRKCSHLIAEALDPSGKISSAQISRKLTQLGLRSVTRRKKVSEASLSAKDLVAQPQNDVLDDPKPESTRRRRKRLHRLSSKDDNNDNRPVSSDEETLQSLKGRTKNKELPSVDLAPRKSQHKEASQGDSDDETIGSLLSRGKKKRLLKSDVSENKQEHLDSSKNIAPGVQTIGSNIITKNKELPSVDLAPSISQHQEASQGTDSDDATIGSLLGKGKKKRLSTSDIAEDKQEDLESSKNIGSGIETIGSNAITKNKELLSVDLVPSISQHQETSQGTDSDDETIGSLLSRGKKKRLSTSDITGNKQEDLDSSKNTDLGVESIGSNIIPKDKELASVDLPSSMSQHQEASQGTDSDDETIGSLLSRGKKRRLSTSDVTENRQEHQDSSKNIVPDNETVGSNVMDAPLHPELNSSNDNGGDAGEAELLDDLSEPELDGREDAEQRIVDDRDMPESGDMTGSNASQKAGLKRRLRMVIDDDDEE, encoded by the exons ATGGACTCGGCGATGCTCTCGCTCACCTGCGCGGGCCTCGGGGCCGCAGAGGAGGACGACGACGGGGGCGCCGTCGGCTACGTCAAGGGCGACCACTGCCTCG ACAACCTGAAGGATCTGCAGAGGCTGCTGCGGCGGGACGACCCGGAGCGGCGGGAGGTCTTCAAGCAGGTCTGCAAGTGGAGGATCGCGTCCAGGGATCTGGTGCCCATCATCGAGAACTACCAGTCCGACCGCAACCTCGTCATCACGGCAG TGAAAGTGTTGGTATTCCTTACCATGCCTGTCGATCCTTCATCAGAGGATGTTGCTCAGCAGATAGAGTATCTGTGGGATTTGAAGGCTGCACTCACACGGAATGTTGCAATCGCAGTGATTGTGTCTCTTCTTGAGGACCCATTGGATCATTTGGAAAG AACTTCATTCACGGAAGATGACTGGAAGCTAGTACAGCTGGTGCTTACTTTATTCCGCAACGTCTTGGCTATTCAAGAAATCACATTGCCTCAGAAGGCATCTGGGGAAGCTACCCAGTTATTGTACCTGGCTGACAGCTTTTTAGAGCTCATATTTAAAGAAAATATGATGGACCTGATCTTAGTGCTAGCTCAACATATTGATGAGCCCTCTGGTTATCTCAAGCATGAAAACCTTCTTTTGTTGGAAATCTTTCATTATCTTTTCTTGGGTCGGGACCCAGAATTGATTGCCAAAGTTCGTCCAGAAGGCTCAAAG GAGCAGGTCAATGGAGATATTGATACATCAGTTGATTCATTGagattgatgatggagaaggaagagaaggaaaaaaGGATGTTCAGGCAGAGAAACGCGGAGAATCACGCACTCAACGGAATTTTTACATGCCTTGCAGTG GATGGATCTAAGTCATTGTGCAAAGGGAACCCCAGCTCAGCAATGTCATCTGCAAATAGCCTCCGGAAAATACGTAATGTCCAAAGAGGCCCTCAAAAAAGGATAGCATGGGATAATGAACTTCTTTACATACCAAAGGAGGGTATTATGGAAATGCTAAGAAGTTTCATGGATCAGTTTTTATCTGGAGGATATAATG TCCTGATGCAGTCTGTTTGTGATGATATTGTGAAGCAGCATGATTCTGTCGAGAAATCTGATAACATTACATTCTTCAAAGTTGTTTGCTTTGTCTTAGCTTTTCAACACGAGAAAGCATCAAATGCTCAG AAATCAAGTGCTGGACCCCAGCTGTCTGAGACTTCACCAGGCAATGAATGTGATGATCTGCCGTTTTGTGGTGACATATGTGGACCTGTTGCAGCCACATTAAACGAAGATATGTTCAATATAGTCTTGTCCATGTGGCGTGAGGCCTATGAAGACCTGAAGCAGACTAAGGATTACAAAACTCTTTCAGCTGCTGGCTCCTTAATGAAGAACATG ATTGGCATGATATATTTGGTGGTGAAAGTTCATCCTGAAGATTCAAGGGAATCTCAAACAGCCCGTGTTTTACTGTATAAGCTGTTCTATGATCAGACAGAACAAGGCCTGACTCAGTTTCTCCTGAACTTGTTCAGATCTTTTGATACTCATAAGCAACCAAAAAG CGCTCTTGCGGATTTACTAGAAACAGTTCATATCATGCTACAGCTGATGGAGAAGCTTCAAGCACGTGGTGCTTTAAGG GTTGCGAAAAGGACAAGAAAGGGCAGAAAAAGGAAGACGTCAGATGACAAACATGAGAGTACCAAACCTGGAACAGAGAATGTGGAGCAAAGCTACATAGACCCAACAGATGGGACTAAAGCCACATCTGATTCACTTCCAGATTTGAGAAGTGAGGATCCTCTAGCAGAACCTACTCTCGTAGAGCAAGGAAAAGTTGATTCCGATGGCACAGATCTGCCAGATACAATTGTGGATACGGCTGTTAATCTGGATAGCACCACACAGCTTGGAGGTGATCCATCTTCTGCAGGCAGTGGTGAAAAGGAAAGAAATCCCATTAATGAAGAGGAAGATACTTGTACCACACAGCTTGGAGGTGATCCACCTTCTGCAGGCAGTggtgaaaagaaaagaaatcccaTTAACGAAGAGGAAGATACTTGTACCACACAGCTTGGAGGTGATCCATCTTCTGCAGGCAGtgctgaaaagaaaagaaataccattaatgaagaggaAGATGTTTCAGATTCTTCAAGTGATGATTGCCCCCCAGCTACAAGTGAAGTTGATTTTAACGTATCACGGTTAATATACAGCCTAGCCAACAATTCTGTTGTTCAAAATATATGCTGGTTGTTGAAGTACTATAAGACTAACTCCTTCCGAACAAACCACTACATCATATGCATGCTGCGGAGATTCTGTGAAGATCTAGATGTGTCACCAATGCTATATCAG CTATCGCTTCTGACTACTTTCTATGATATATTAGCTGAACAGAAGTCTTCGAGTTCAAAGGAGTATGCAAATATTGTAAATTTTCTTTCTAAAATTGTAAGGAAGTTGGTGAGAGCAATGAAAAAACAGCCACTGTTATTTGTTGATACACTCTTTTGGAAGACAAGAAAGGAATGCCATTGCATTGATGCTGATTATCTACTGAATGAGTTCAAGGGAGATGTTAACAATAAGGGTGGTGAAGTTGGTTCAAGTAAGGGATGGGGAGGTCCAGTAAATATAGCAGATTCTCTTGGTGACGATGAAGCTGACTATGATATACCACATGAACCATATGATGGTGATAA GAATGGAGATTCATCGTCTGGTGAACGTGAAGGTGATACTCAGAAGAGCATGGGTCCCAGAGACAAAAGGAGCATATTACTGTCACTTTCAGACAGTGAAGCTGAGGATAATGATAG GACTACTATATCTAGAGGCTCTCAGAATAAAGAGGTCCCAAAGAGACGAGGGCGTTCCATTTTTAATGAAGAGCAAGAGAAGCTTATAAGAGATCTTCATGAGAA TTATAAGGATGATCGTAAATGCAGTCATCTAATTGCTGAAGCTCTAGATCCCAGTGGAAAGATATCGTCGGCTCAAATTTCTCGAAAGCTTACACAGCTAGGTCTCAGGAGTGTCACTAGGAGGAAAAAAGTTTCAGAGGCATCTCTTTCAGCCAAAGATCTGGTTGCACAACCACAAAACGACGTGCTGGATGATCCGAAGCCAGAAAGTACCCG GCGCAGGAGGAAAAGGCTACATCGGTTAAGCAGTAAGGACGACAACAACGATAATCGTCCAGTATCATCTGATGAAGAAACATTGCAATCACTTAAGGGCAG AACCAAAAATAAGGAGCTGCCCTCGGTGGACCTTGCACCGAGGAAATCACAGCATAAAGAGGCTTCGCAGGGCGATTCTGATGATGAGACCATAGGATCTCTGCTTAG TAGAGGAAAGAAGAAAAGGTTATTGAAATCAGATGTTTCAGAGAATAAACAAGAACACCTAGATTCTTCGAAGAACATTGCTCCGGGGGTTCAGACTATCGGTTCAAATATCAT AACCAAAAATAAGGAGCTGCCATCCGTGGATCTTGCGCCGAGTATATCACAGCATCAAGAGGCTTCGCAGGGCACAGATTCTGATGATGCGACCATAGGATCTCTGCTTGG taaaggaaagaagaaaaggTTATCAACATCAGATATTGCAGAGGATAAACAAGAAGACCTAGAGTCTTCGAAGAACATCGGTTCGGGCATTGAGACTATCGGTTCAAATGCCAT AACCAAAAATAAGGAGCTGCTGTCCGTGGATCTTGTACCAAGTATATCACAGCATCAAGAGACTTCACAGGGCACAGATTCTGATGATGAGACCATAGGATCTCTGCTTAG TAGAGGAAAGAAGAAAAGATTATCAACGTCAGATATTACAGGGAATAAACAAGAAGACCTAGATTCTTCGAAGAATACTGATCTGGGTGTTGAGAGTATCGGTTCAAATATCAT ACCCAAAGATAAGGAGCTGGCCTCTGTGGATCTTCCATCGAGTATGTCACAGCATCAAGAGGCTTCGCAGGGCACAGATTCTGATGATGAAACCATAGGATCTCTGCTTAG CAGAGGAAAGAAAAGAAGGTTATCTACATCAGATGTTACAGAGAACAGACAAGAACACCAAGATTCTTCGAAGAACATTGTTCCGGACAATGAGACTGTTGGTTCAAATGTCAT GGACGCCCCTCTCCATCCCGAGCTGAACTCATCTAATGATAACGGTGGTGATGCTGGTGAGGCTGAACTTCTGGATGACTTGAGTGAGCCTGAGCTGGATGGTCGTGAAGATGCCGAGCAACGGATCGTCGACGACAGAGACATGCCTGAATCTGGGGACATGACAGGCTCTAATGCCAGTCAGAAGGCTGGTTTGAAAAGAAGACTAAGAATGGTGattgacgacgacgacgaggagtag
- the LOC123147131 gene encoding protein timeless homolog isoform X1: MDSAMLSLTCAGLGAAEEDDDGGAVGYVKGDHCLDNLKDLQRLLRRDDPERREVFKQVCKWRIASRDLVPIIENYQSDRNLVITAVKVLVFLTMPVDPSSEDVAQQIEYLWDLKAALTRNVAIAVIVSLLEDPLDHLERTSFTEDDWKLVQLVLTLFRNVLAIQEITLPQKASGEATQLLYLADSFLELIFKENMMDLILVLAQHIDEPSGYLKHENLLLLEIFHYLFLGRDPELIAKVRPEGSKEQVNGDIDTSVDSLRLMMEKEEKEKRMFRQRNAENHALNGIFTCLAVDGSKSLCKGNPSSAMSSANSLRKIRNVQRGPQKRIAWDNELLYIPKEGIMEMLRSFMDQFLSGGYNVLMQSVCDDIVKQHDSVEKSDNITFFKVVCFVLAFQHEKASNAQKSSAGPQLSETSPGNECDDLPFCGDICGPVAATLNEDMFNIVLSMWREAYEDLKQTKDYKTLSAAGSLMKNMIGMIYLVVKVHPEDSRESQTARVLLYKLFYDQTEQGLTQFLLNLFRSFDTHKQPKSALADLLETVHIMLQLMEKLQARGALRVAKRTRKGRKRKTSDDKHESTKPGTENVEQSYIDPTDGTKATSDSLPDLRSEDPLAEPTLVEQGKVDSDGTDLPDTIVDTAVNLDSTTQLGGDPSSAGSGEKERNPINEEEDTCTTQLGGDPPSAGSGEKKRNPINEEEDTCTTQLGGDPSSAGSAEKKRNTINEEEDVSDSSSDDCPPATSEVDFNVSRLIYSLANNSVVQNICWLLKYYKTNSFRTNHYIICMLRRFCEDLDVSPMLYQLSLLTTFYDILAEQKSSSSKEYANIVNFLSKIVRKLVRAMKKQPLLFVDTLFWKTRKECHCIDADYLLNEFKGDVNNKGGEVGSSKGWGGPVNIADSLGDDEADYDIPHEPYDGDKNGDSSSGEREGDTQKSMGPRDKRSILLSLSDSEAEDNDRTTISRGSQNKEVPKRRGRSIFNEEQEKLIRDLHENYKDDRKCSHLIAEALDPSGKISSAQISRKLTQLGLRSVTRRKKVSEASLSAKDLVAQPQNDVLDDPKPESTRRRRKRLHRLSSKDDNNDNRPVSSDEETLQSLKGRTKNKELPSVDLAPRKSQHKEASQGDSDDETIGSLLSRGKKKRLLKSDVSENKQEHLDSSKNIAPGVQTIGSNIITKNKELPSVDLAPSISQHQEASQGTDSDDATIGSLLGKGKKKRLSTSDIAEDKQEDLESSKNIGSGIETIGSNAITKNKELLSVDLVPSISQHQETSQGTDSDDETIGSLLSRGKKKRLSTSDITENKQENLDSSKNIGLGVETIGSNAITKNKALPSVDLVPSISQHQETSQGTDSDDETIGSLLSRGKKKRLSTSDITGNKQEDLDSSKNTDLGVESIGSNIIPKDKELASVDLPSSMSQHQEASQGTDSDDETIGSLLSRGKKRRLSTSDVTENRQEHQDSSKNIVPDNETVGSNVMDAPLHPELNSSNDNGGDAGEAELLDDLSEPELDGREDAEQRIVDDRDMPESGDMTGSNASQKAGLKRRLRMVIDDDDEE, translated from the exons ATGGACTCGGCGATGCTCTCGCTCACCTGCGCGGGCCTCGGGGCCGCAGAGGAGGACGACGACGGGGGCGCCGTCGGCTACGTCAAGGGCGACCACTGCCTCG ACAACCTGAAGGATCTGCAGAGGCTGCTGCGGCGGGACGACCCGGAGCGGCGGGAGGTCTTCAAGCAGGTCTGCAAGTGGAGGATCGCGTCCAGGGATCTGGTGCCCATCATCGAGAACTACCAGTCCGACCGCAACCTCGTCATCACGGCAG TGAAAGTGTTGGTATTCCTTACCATGCCTGTCGATCCTTCATCAGAGGATGTTGCTCAGCAGATAGAGTATCTGTGGGATTTGAAGGCTGCACTCACACGGAATGTTGCAATCGCAGTGATTGTGTCTCTTCTTGAGGACCCATTGGATCATTTGGAAAG AACTTCATTCACGGAAGATGACTGGAAGCTAGTACAGCTGGTGCTTACTTTATTCCGCAACGTCTTGGCTATTCAAGAAATCACATTGCCTCAGAAGGCATCTGGGGAAGCTACCCAGTTATTGTACCTGGCTGACAGCTTTTTAGAGCTCATATTTAAAGAAAATATGATGGACCTGATCTTAGTGCTAGCTCAACATATTGATGAGCCCTCTGGTTATCTCAAGCATGAAAACCTTCTTTTGTTGGAAATCTTTCATTATCTTTTCTTGGGTCGGGACCCAGAATTGATTGCCAAAGTTCGTCCAGAAGGCTCAAAG GAGCAGGTCAATGGAGATATTGATACATCAGTTGATTCATTGagattgatgatggagaaggaagagaaggaaaaaaGGATGTTCAGGCAGAGAAACGCGGAGAATCACGCACTCAACGGAATTTTTACATGCCTTGCAGTG GATGGATCTAAGTCATTGTGCAAAGGGAACCCCAGCTCAGCAATGTCATCTGCAAATAGCCTCCGGAAAATACGTAATGTCCAAAGAGGCCCTCAAAAAAGGATAGCATGGGATAATGAACTTCTTTACATACCAAAGGAGGGTATTATGGAAATGCTAAGAAGTTTCATGGATCAGTTTTTATCTGGAGGATATAATG TCCTGATGCAGTCTGTTTGTGATGATATTGTGAAGCAGCATGATTCTGTCGAGAAATCTGATAACATTACATTCTTCAAAGTTGTTTGCTTTGTCTTAGCTTTTCAACACGAGAAAGCATCAAATGCTCAG AAATCAAGTGCTGGACCCCAGCTGTCTGAGACTTCACCAGGCAATGAATGTGATGATCTGCCGTTTTGTGGTGACATATGTGGACCTGTTGCAGCCACATTAAACGAAGATATGTTCAATATAGTCTTGTCCATGTGGCGTGAGGCCTATGAAGACCTGAAGCAGACTAAGGATTACAAAACTCTTTCAGCTGCTGGCTCCTTAATGAAGAACATG ATTGGCATGATATATTTGGTGGTGAAAGTTCATCCTGAAGATTCAAGGGAATCTCAAACAGCCCGTGTTTTACTGTATAAGCTGTTCTATGATCAGACAGAACAAGGCCTGACTCAGTTTCTCCTGAACTTGTTCAGATCTTTTGATACTCATAAGCAACCAAAAAG CGCTCTTGCGGATTTACTAGAAACAGTTCATATCATGCTACAGCTGATGGAGAAGCTTCAAGCACGTGGTGCTTTAAGG GTTGCGAAAAGGACAAGAAAGGGCAGAAAAAGGAAGACGTCAGATGACAAACATGAGAGTACCAAACCTGGAACAGAGAATGTGGAGCAAAGCTACATAGACCCAACAGATGGGACTAAAGCCACATCTGATTCACTTCCAGATTTGAGAAGTGAGGATCCTCTAGCAGAACCTACTCTCGTAGAGCAAGGAAAAGTTGATTCCGATGGCACAGATCTGCCAGATACAATTGTGGATACGGCTGTTAATCTGGATAGCACCACACAGCTTGGAGGTGATCCATCTTCTGCAGGCAGTGGTGAAAAGGAAAGAAATCCCATTAATGAAGAGGAAGATACTTGTACCACACAGCTTGGAGGTGATCCACCTTCTGCAGGCAGTggtgaaaagaaaagaaatcccaTTAACGAAGAGGAAGATACTTGTACCACACAGCTTGGAGGTGATCCATCTTCTGCAGGCAGtgctgaaaagaaaagaaataccattaatgaagaggaAGATGTTTCAGATTCTTCAAGTGATGATTGCCCCCCAGCTACAAGTGAAGTTGATTTTAACGTATCACGGTTAATATACAGCCTAGCCAACAATTCTGTTGTTCAAAATATATGCTGGTTGTTGAAGTACTATAAGACTAACTCCTTCCGAACAAACCACTACATCATATGCATGCTGCGGAGATTCTGTGAAGATCTAGATGTGTCACCAATGCTATATCAG CTATCGCTTCTGACTACTTTCTATGATATATTAGCTGAACAGAAGTCTTCGAGTTCAAAGGAGTATGCAAATATTGTAAATTTTCTTTCTAAAATTGTAAGGAAGTTGGTGAGAGCAATGAAAAAACAGCCACTGTTATTTGTTGATACACTCTTTTGGAAGACAAGAAAGGAATGCCATTGCATTGATGCTGATTATCTACTGAATGAGTTCAAGGGAGATGTTAACAATAAGGGTGGTGAAGTTGGTTCAAGTAAGGGATGGGGAGGTCCAGTAAATATAGCAGATTCTCTTGGTGACGATGAAGCTGACTATGATATACCACATGAACCATATGATGGTGATAA GAATGGAGATTCATCGTCTGGTGAACGTGAAGGTGATACTCAGAAGAGCATGGGTCCCAGAGACAAAAGGAGCATATTACTGTCACTTTCAGACAGTGAAGCTGAGGATAATGATAG GACTACTATATCTAGAGGCTCTCAGAATAAAGAGGTCCCAAAGAGACGAGGGCGTTCCATTTTTAATGAAGAGCAAGAGAAGCTTATAAGAGATCTTCATGAGAA TTATAAGGATGATCGTAAATGCAGTCATCTAATTGCTGAAGCTCTAGATCCCAGTGGAAAGATATCGTCGGCTCAAATTTCTCGAAAGCTTACACAGCTAGGTCTCAGGAGTGTCACTAGGAGGAAAAAAGTTTCAGAGGCATCTCTTTCAGCCAAAGATCTGGTTGCACAACCACAAAACGACGTGCTGGATGATCCGAAGCCAGAAAGTACCCG GCGCAGGAGGAAAAGGCTACATCGGTTAAGCAGTAAGGACGACAACAACGATAATCGTCCAGTATCATCTGATGAAGAAACATTGCAATCACTTAAGGGCAG AACCAAAAATAAGGAGCTGCCCTCGGTGGACCTTGCACCGAGGAAATCACAGCATAAAGAGGCTTCGCAGGGCGATTCTGATGATGAGACCATAGGATCTCTGCTTAG TAGAGGAAAGAAGAAAAGGTTATTGAAATCAGATGTTTCAGAGAATAAACAAGAACACCTAGATTCTTCGAAGAACATTGCTCCGGGGGTTCAGACTATCGGTTCAAATATCAT AACCAAAAATAAGGAGCTGCCATCCGTGGATCTTGCGCCGAGTATATCACAGCATCAAGAGGCTTCGCAGGGCACAGATTCTGATGATGCGACCATAGGATCTCTGCTTGG taaaggaaagaagaaaaggTTATCAACATCAGATATTGCAGAGGATAAACAAGAAGACCTAGAGTCTTCGAAGAACATCGGTTCGGGCATTGAGACTATCGGTTCAAATGCCAT AACCAAAAATAAGGAGCTGCTGTCCGTGGATCTTGTACCAAGTATATCACAGCATCAAGAGACTTCACAGGGCACAGATTCTGATGATGAGACCATAGGATCTCTGCTTAG TAGAGGAAAGAAGAAAAGGTTATCAACGTCAGATATTACAGAGAATAAACAAGAAAACCTAGATTCTTCGAAGAACATTGGTCTGGGTGTTGAGACTATCGGTTCAAATGCCAT AACCAAAAATAAGGCGCTGCCGTCCGTGGATCTTGTACCGAGTATATCACAGCATCAAGAGACTTCGCAGGGCACAGATTCTGATGATGAGACCATAGGATCTCTGCTTAG TAGAGGAAAGAAGAAAAGATTATCAACGTCAGATATTACAGGGAATAAACAAGAAGACCTAGATTCTTCGAAGAATACTGATCTGGGTGTTGAGAGTATCGGTTCAAATATCAT ACCCAAAGATAAGGAGCTGGCCTCTGTGGATCTTCCATCGAGTATGTCACAGCATCAAGAGGCTTCGCAGGGCACAGATTCTGATGATGAAACCATAGGATCTCTGCTTAG CAGAGGAAAGAAAAGAAGGTTATCTACATCAGATGTTACAGAGAACAGACAAGAACACCAAGATTCTTCGAAGAACATTGTTCCGGACAATGAGACTGTTGGTTCAAATGTCAT GGACGCCCCTCTCCATCCCGAGCTGAACTCATCTAATGATAACGGTGGTGATGCTGGTGAGGCTGAACTTCTGGATGACTTGAGTGAGCCTGAGCTGGATGGTCGTGAAGATGCCGAGCAACGGATCGTCGACGACAGAGACATGCCTGAATCTGGGGACATGACAGGCTCTAATGCCAGTCAGAAGGCTGGTTTGAAAAGAAGACTAAGAATGGTGattgacgacgacgacgaggagtag